From the Bacteroidales bacterium genome, the window CCAATCGTGCCCTTGGTAATGTTCCCATTGAGGAGTGCTCTCGCTATGTAAGTCCAAAATAAGCATATCCCCCTTTTTTATAGGAGTAATCATCTCTTTGTTGGGATTACCTTGCCATCCTTGAACTATCCAAACAGCATTTTTGTTACAACTCTTCATTGCACTTAAAATGGTTTTTCCAGCCTCAGCCATATCAATCCCCTCAGTTATACCACCCTCATGAAAAGGATCAATTGCATAAAAATTGGTCTTACCAAAAAGTTTCTCTTGTTCACTATAATAGATGCTTGCAATATAGTTAAAATTAGAGTCGTTAGGTAAAATAAAAAATGGTCTCTTATAACCGCACCACAATCCTGTATTAACAGCATCAATGCCCAATTTATCTTTAGCATTACTTGGAATCATACCGCAGTAACCAGGTAAAACAGGTTCAATGCCATACTCCCTCAATCTTTCAAGAATTTTATGTTGTAGAGAAACTTGGCGTTTATACCATCTTTTGTAATTAGGTCCACCCCAACCTTCAAGATTATTCATAAGCCACCAAGCCGAGAAAGCAGGTCCTGCAATAAAATCATCAATCTCTCTATCGTTGTAGCCAAGTCTCTTAAGAACATTAACCCAAACGCCTTCGCTACCAGTAATTGCAAGAGATAAATTTATACCATGCAGAGCCATCCAGTCAATTTCACGTTCCCAACGCTCCCAATCCCAGAATGCCATAGAGTATGAAAAGGTACAGAAATTAAGATTATATCTATACTTTATATCACTCTCAATTCTTATTGGCTTTTCAATAATAGGAAGTAATTCGGGTAGGGGATTGCTCATATTGTTCCACGACAAATGAATACCTGCATAATATTTTAAATACCAGTTAATACCGGTTGCAATAGAAACAAAGTTATTACCTTTAACAAGAATCTTATTATTGTTTGAACTCAGTTCAAAAAAATCCTTGTCGCTATCGCAAATCTCAATAGCGAATCTATCCGAAGCCCCCTTATCAATTCTCTCCAGCAATCCGTTGATAGGATTCGCTGAAACCTTAAAAAATGGGAGAACAAATAAAACTGAAATAAAAAATATAATTTTCTTCACAGTCCTCTAACAACTGAAAATTAACAACTATCTTCTCTTCTTCTTTTTGCCTTTCTTTACCCACATACTATCATTGGGGATTGAGAAATCGCCATTAAAGAATTGTTGCCAATCATCCTTTTTCCCTCTCTTCTTATGTTTTTTAGGTTCAAACATATCGGCATTGTTGTTGTCTCTCTTTTTCTTTCTGCCATCCTTTTTTCCGCTATTGTCACTTTTACCTGTATTCTCTCCGGCAACTTCAACAATAACCCTTCTGCCATTGGCAAAACTCTTGTTTAATGCATTTATAACGCTCTCGGCATCCTCTTCGGCAACCTCAAAGAACGAAAACTCTCTTAATAGATCAATCTTACCCACGCAAGGTTTTTGACCTTTCATATTGCGGTTTATAAGTTCAATAACGTGGTTAGCATAGAAACCATCAACTTTACCAAAATTAAGGAATAAACGGGTAAATCCGGGAGCCGCCTTTCTGCCTCTTTTTGAAGAATCGCTCTCGCTATTTTTAACCTTCATACACTCTTTCTGTGCAGCCTTTTCAGTGGGAACATCTATTGTATCAGCATCCCTGTAATACTCCAAAAATCTATTAAACTCAATCGAAACAACACGCTTAATAAGATCCTCTTTACTCAACCATTCAAGTTTACGATATATCGATGGCAAGAATCCCTCAATCTCCTCTTCGTTGACCAGCACTCTCTCAACATCATCAATAACCTTTATAAGTTGTTTCTCGCAGATCTGTCTGCCGGTGGGAAGAGTACCAGTAATAAATTCCTTGGCGATAACCTTTTCAATTTCACGTAATTTGCCACGCTCACGCATATTAATTATGGCAATTGAAGTACCTGTCTTTCCTGCACGTCCAGTTCTTCCGCTTCTGTGAGTATAAGACTCAATATCATCAGGCAAACCATAGTTGATAACGTGAGTCAAATCATCAACATCCAAACCTCTGGCGGCAACATCGGTAGCCACCAATAGTTGCAAGTGACGCAGACGGAACTTTTGCATAACAGCATCACGTTGAGCCTGCGATAAATCACCATGTAACGAGTCGGCATTATAACCATCCTTAATCAAGTTATCGGCAATCTCTTGAGTCTCTCTTCTTGTACGGCAAAATATAATACCATAAATTTTGGGGTAGTAGTCAGCAATACGTTTAAGAGCCAAATATTTATCTTTGGCATGAACCATATAGTAAATATGCTTAACATTTTTTGTACCCTCGTTTTTGGTGCCAATAACAATCTCTTTAGCGTTGTTCAGGTAATTTTTAGCAATTTCGCCAATCTCTGCCGACATAGTTGCCGAGAACATCATCATATTTCTCTCCATAGGAACTTCGGTAAGAATAGCGTTAAGACTCTCCTCAAATCCCATATTAAGCATCTCATCAGCCTCATCCAAAACCACATTATGGATATTCTCCATCTTAACAGTTTTTCTGTTCATCAAATCAAGAAGTCTACCGGGAGTAGCAACAATAATCTGCACGCCACTCTTCAAACTCTTCATTTGACTCTCAATCGAAGATCCACCATAAACGGCCAAAACTTTCAGTCCATCAATATATTTTGAATAACTTTTAATATCATCAGCAATTTGCAAACAAAGTTCTCTTGTAGGAGCAAGAACAAGAGCCTGAGGGAAACGTTTTTTAACATCCACCCTTTGAATAAGAGGAATACCAAATGCTGCAGTTTTTCCTGTACCTGTCTGAGCAAGAGCAACAACATCATTACCATTACCTAAAAGATAAGGAATAACAGCCTCTTGAACAGGCATAGGGTATTCAAATCCTAATTCACTAATAGCCAAAAGTATCTCATCCAAGACACCTAATTCTTCAAAACTTTTCATTAAAATTTATTATAAATAATATGCTTAAAATAAATTGCTAAGATACTTTAAAAATCCCATATAATTACTATTATTGTTGAGATATGTTAAAATGGTGAATATAAATCTATTTATGTCGGTAAATAGTTCCCTTTCGATTTCAAAAGAATGAAAAAAAGTCTTACATTTGCGAAAATAAACAATTCACCAAAAAATTAATTATTTATGAGAAAAGTTTTATCTTTTTTTGTGATGTTGTTGGTGTCAATAATAACTACAACATCATTTGCTCAAGATGAGCTTACAAGAGTACCCGTTTTCACAATGGGGGAGAGCGGTTCTCAATATTATCGTATTCCGGCGATAGTAGAGACTGAAAATGGAACATTGGTTGCTATTGCCGACCAACGAGGTAGTGCATTGGGCGACTTGCCAAACATCATCAGTATTGTTGCAAAAACAAGTACTGATAAAGGTGCAACATGGAACAGCATGGTAACAATTGCACAAGCGTCAGCAACAGCAGGAACAACTTATGGCGATGCAGTTGCTGTTTATGATGAAGAGACAGGTAAAATTATCACAGTATTTGTTGGTAACGAAAACTACGGAACAAACTGTGTAGGTCTTTGGGCTTCAAATTCAACCTATCCTTTGCGTCTCTACAAATCAGAGAGTTCTGATAATGGAGCATCATGGACAACACCTGTTGATATAACAGAGTCAATTTACAATGCCGTTTATGGTTCAAGAACTTCTTGGATAGGAGGTTTTGCAGGATCAGGAAGTGCTGTTCAACTTAAAAAAGGAGATAAAGCAGGGCGTTTGATGTTTGTAGTTGCTTTACGTCAAAATTCAACATGGGGCGGAAATTGCAGTAACTACGCAGTTTACTCTGACGATAACGGAGCAACATGGCAAGTTTCAACAGCCGCTTGTACAAGTGGTGATGAGGCAAAAATTGTTGAGTTAGAGAATGGCGATTTGTTGATGAGTATCAAAAACCGTAAAGATGATTCATCAAACGGTTCAGGTTATCGTCTAATGGCAAAATCAACAGATCAAGGAGCAACTTGGACAACAGCCGAAGTTAACAATAATCTAATGGATCCAGCATGTAACGGAGATGTAGTATCTATCGAATATGACGGACAATACTATCTATTGCACTCACTTCCAGCAAGCACATCAACTCGCGAGAATGTAACAGTGTATGCAAGTCTTGACGGAGGCGAAACTTGGCCTATCAGCCGTAAAATATATGACGGATATTCAGCATACTCATCATTAGAGGTGTTGAATGACGGAACTATAGGTATTCTTGTAGAAGAAGGTAAATGGGATGGAAGTCTTCCAGGAGAAGATGGTTTTAACATTGGATACTACAACTTCACAATGGATTGGTTGTTGGCTACAACTAATTTTGATGCACTTGAGATGGTTGAGAAAGCCAATGAGTTGTTATCAAAAGGAGGTATTGGTTATCCTAATGCAATAGCAAAAGCAAAATTGCGTTCAGCAAAAGAGGCAGTTGAGGCAGATGCATCAACAGAAAATGTTGCAGCATTAACATCTGCAATACAAACATTCTATACAACAGATGAAATTGAACTTCCTCAAGTAGGAAAAACTTATACATTCATATCAAAAGGAGTAACTGCTGATTACTATATGTACAATGGTGATGGAACATTATCATTAGCGTCATATACCGAAGGAATGGAGTTGCCAGATGCAGCAAAATTTACTTGCGAGTACGATGAAACAGCAGGTAAATATATGTTCAAAACATTTGACGGAGCATATTACATGGCATATCCTACAATAGGAGGTAAAAGTTGGTTGGATAATGAAAGTGAAACAGGTCTTGAGTCTTCAGCATCACGAGTAACACAATTTGATATACAAAAAATATCAATAGATGCAAATGTATCTGCAACAGCAGAAGATTTGTTCGGATATGTTCATCTATGGGGTTATCGTGGATATGACAATGGAAAACATGTCGATATGGAAGGCCCAGTAATTGTTAAAACATCTGCTGGTGCATTTGATGGTGCTGGAGGAGATTTCTATATAATAAATGCAAATGGAGAATTTACATCAGCATTTGAAATCAAACCAGTATCAAGCGGAACTCCTATCATTCTTGACCGTTCAGCATGGACAGCAACAGCTTCTTCATACGAATATGATGGAGAGGGTTCGGCAGGTGGATGGCCAGAGCATACAATTGATGACGATCCAGCAACATTCTGGCACTCAGATTATAGTGTAACACCAAATCCTACTGTACCACACTGGTTGCAATACAATATGGGATCATCTTATGAGATAACAGCCTTCACATACGTTTCTCGTACAGCAGACGGAGCAAATATCACATGTAATGGTAACGTTAAAACATATAAATTCTATGTAAGTGAGACCGAAATCTCTTCAAACATAAATGCAACAACAAAAGAACCTGTTGGATTAACTCCAGCAGCAGAGGGTGAATTTACATACGATGGAGTATCAACAGAGCATCACGTTGAGTTGGCAGAATCGGTAAAAGGTCAATATCTATATCTATTGGTAACAGACTCTTGGAACTCAAATCAATCAACAAAATTTGGTAACTGTGCAGAGTTCTATGCATATGGTATTAGTGATGGACCAGCACCAACAACATATACTGTAACAGTAACAGCTTCTCCAGCAGAGGGAGGAACAGCAACAGTTAATAACAATACTACAGCAGAGATTGTTGAAGGAGCAAATGCAACCTTTACAGCAACTCCAGCAACAGGATATGAGTTTGTAAACTGGACATACACTAATGGACAAGTAGTTACAACTGATTTATCGTT encodes:
- a CDS encoding alpha-N-acetylglucosaminidase; this translates as MKKIIFFISVLFVLPFFKVSANPINGLLERIDKGASDRFAIEICDSDKDFFELSSNNNKILVKGNNFVSIATGINWYLKYYAGIHLSWNNMSNPLPELLPIIEKPIRIESDIKYRYNLNFCTFSYSMAFWDWERWEREIDWMALHGINLSLAITGSEGVWVNVLKRLGYNDREIDDFIAGPAFSAWWLMNNLEGWGGPNYKRWYKRQVSLQHKILERLREYGIEPVLPGYCGMIPSNAKDKLGIDAVNTGLWCGYKRPFFILPNDSNFNYIASIYYSEQEKLFGKTNFYAIDPFHEGGITEGIDMAEAGKTILSAMKSCNKNAVWIVQGWQGNPNKEMITPIKKGDMLILDLHSESTPQWEHYQGHDWAYCMLLNFGGNVGLHGKFDAVIDGFYEIKESNNSSLKGIGMTPEGIENNTIMFELLTELTWRGERFDKDEWLRDYVVTRYGSYDSTLINIWRILRNSIYNAPKENRQQGTHESIFCARPALGVRNTSKWANCEDYYNPQEIIKAATLMAEIADNYRDNNNFEYDLTDILRQAISEKGRLVLKEIECAFDSNNKELFNNKCNEFLNLILAQDYLLSCRKEFMVGNWIESARKMGKTRKERDLYEWNAKVQITTWGDRNASENGGLRDYAHKEWNGILKDLYYNRWMLFFDSLKNGKNLDNFDWYSFDEDWVKNKKSYPHKAYNNVIDIAKDILLLIED
- a CDS encoding DEAD/DEAH box helicase, with protein sequence MKSFEELGVLDEILLAISELGFEYPMPVQEAVIPYLLGNGNDVVALAQTGTGKTAAFGIPLIQRVDVKKRFPQALVLAPTRELCLQIADDIKSYSKYIDGLKVLAVYGGSSIESQMKSLKSGVQIIVATPGRLLDLMNRKTVKMENIHNVVLDEADEMLNMGFEESLNAILTEVPMERNMMMFSATMSAEIGEIAKNYLNNAKEIVIGTKNEGTKNVKHIYYMVHAKDKYLALKRIADYYPKIYGIIFCRTRRETQEIADNLIKDGYNADSLHGDLSQAQRDAVMQKFRLRHLQLLVATDVAARGLDVDDLTHVINYGLPDDIESYTHRSGRTGRAGKTGTSIAIINMRERGKLREIEKVIAKEFITGTLPTGRQICEKQLIKVIDDVERVLVNEEEIEGFLPSIYRKLEWLSKEDLIKRVVSIEFNRFLEYYRDADTIDVPTEKAAQKECMKVKNSESDSSKRGRKAAPGFTRLFLNFGKVDGFYANHVIELINRNMKGQKPCVGKIDLLREFSFFEVAEEDAESVINALNKSFANGRRVIVEVAGENTGKSDNSGKKDGRKKKRDNNNADMFEPKKHKKRGKKDDWQQFFNGDFSIPNDSMWVKKGKKKKRR
- a CDS encoding exo-alpha-sialidase, which encodes MRKVLSFFVMLLVSIITTTSFAQDELTRVPVFTMGESGSQYYRIPAIVETENGTLVAIADQRGSALGDLPNIISIVAKTSTDKGATWNSMVTIAQASATAGTTYGDAVAVYDEETGKIITVFVGNENYGTNCVGLWASNSTYPLRLYKSESSDNGASWTTPVDITESIYNAVYGSRTSWIGGFAGSGSAVQLKKGDKAGRLMFVVALRQNSTWGGNCSNYAVYSDDNGATWQVSTAACTSGDEAKIVELENGDLLMSIKNRKDDSSNGSGYRLMAKSTDQGATWTTAEVNNNLMDPACNGDVVSIEYDGQYYLLHSLPASTSTRENVTVYASLDGGETWPISRKIYDGYSAYSSLEVLNDGTIGILVEEGKWDGSLPGEDGFNIGYYNFTMDWLLATTNFDALEMVEKANELLSKGGIGYPNAIAKAKLRSAKEAVEADASTENVAALTSAIQTFYTTDEIELPQVGKTYTFISKGVTADYYMYNGDGTLSLASYTEGMELPDAAKFTCEYDETAGKYMFKTFDGAYYMAYPTIGGKSWLDNESETGLESSASRVTQFDIQKISIDANVSATAEDLFGYVHLWGYRGYDNGKHVDMEGPVIVKTSAGAFDGAGGDFYIINANGEFTSAFEIKPVSSGTPIILDRSAWTATASSYEYDGEGSAGGWPEHTIDDDPATFWHSDYSVTPNPTVPHWLQYNMGSSYEITAFTYVSRTADGANITCNGNVKTYKFYVSETEISSNINATTKEPVGLTPAAEGEFTYDGVSTEHHVELAESVKGQYLYLLVTDSWNSNQSTKFGNCAEFYAYGISDGPAPTTYTVTVTASPAEGGTATVNNNTTAEIVEGANATFTATPATGYEFVNWTYTNGQVVTTDLSFREKITGSVEYIANFSKIVVETEYCTMSGNINQGRHLASFSISNGTETLDVQGTTSGGAVYINRSKTAILEVKQGGIVTFPAFGWQGEWMHAYAYIDYDNDKEFNTTANNDGTTGGELVTYNNYGEKTINGTSSSNQYANTSSYTNEYGTSKGLPAFKFPDLIEPGDYRMRISVAWNQFSPCGYSDIKPQGGILLDMTIRVLEPDTYFVTVSSSNEELGTAYIGEE